One Pseudomonas sp. AN-1 genomic region harbors:
- the lptC gene encoding LPS export ABC transporter periplasmic protein LptC, with protein MNPTLRTFLPFALLATLLAAIGYWNIRPESFMTRSVSAPAEDAIDFYAENARSVQFQADGALHYRLSAEHLEHLQSSDVTRLTRPELRLYRGSAYPWHVLSERGEVSPGGVQVDLLDGVRVERSDAKGRPILLTTSRLSVFPEREYAETSQPVRIEAANGVTTASGLQAYLNESRMLLKSNVRGQHEVR; from the coding sequence ATGAATCCCACCCTGCGCACCTTCCTGCCGTTCGCCCTGCTGGCCACCCTGCTGGCGGCCATCGGCTACTGGAACATCCGCCCGGAAAGCTTCATGACCCGCAGCGTCTCGGCGCCGGCCGAGGACGCCATCGACTTCTATGCGGAGAACGCCCGCAGCGTGCAGTTCCAGGCCGACGGCGCCCTGCACTACCGCCTGAGCGCCGAGCACCTGGAACACCTGCAGAGCAGCGACGTCACCCGCCTGACCCGCCCGGAACTGCGCCTGTACCGCGGCAGCGCCTACCCCTGGCACGTGCTGAGCGAGCGCGGCGAGGTGTCGCCCGGCGGCGTGCAGGTCGACCTGCTCGACGGCGTGCGCGTGGAGCGCAGCGACGCCAAGGGCCGCCCCATCCTGCTCACCACATCCCGTCTGAGCGTGTTTCCCGAGCGGGAGTACGCCGAGACGTCCCAGCCGGTGCGTATCGAGGCCGCCAACGGCGTGACCACCGCCTCCGGCCTGCAGGCCTATCTCAACGAAAGCCGGATGCTCCTGAAATCCAATGTGCGAGGACAGCATGAGGTTCGCTAA
- a CDS encoding HAD family hydrolase, translating into MNDELLQRARAIRLAIFDVDGVLTDGKLYFLPEGGEFKTFNTLDGHGIKMLINSGVRTAIISGRSAPVVERRAKNLGIQHLVQGREDKLVVLDELLAELGLSYEQVAYLGDDLPDLPVIRRVGLGMAVASADAFVRQHAAAVTQARGGEGAAREFCELIMRAQGTLEAAQAAYL; encoded by the coding sequence ATGAACGACGAACTGCTGCAACGCGCCCGCGCCATCCGCCTGGCGATCTTCGACGTCGACGGCGTGCTGACCGACGGCAAGCTGTACTTCCTGCCCGAGGGCGGCGAGTTCAAGACCTTCAACACCCTCGACGGCCACGGCATCAAGATGCTGATCAACTCCGGGGTGCGCACCGCGATCATCAGCGGCCGCAGCGCTCCGGTGGTCGAGCGGCGGGCGAAGAACCTCGGCATTCAGCACCTGGTGCAGGGCCGCGAGGACAAGCTGGTGGTACTCGATGAACTGCTGGCCGAACTGGGACTCTCATACGAGCAGGTCGCCTATCTGGGCGACGACCTGCCCGACCTGCCGGTGATCCGCCGGGTCGGCCTCGGCATGGCGGTGGCCAGCGCCGACGCCTTCGTCCGCCAGCATGCGGCGGCGGTGACCCAGGCCCGCGGCGGCGAAGGCGCCGCCCGCGAGTTCTGCGAACTGATCATGCGCGCCCAGGGCACGCTGGAGGCGGCCCAGGCCGCCTACCTGTGA
- a CDS encoding RNA polymerase factor sigma-54, with translation MKHSLVLKMGQQLTMTPQLQQAIRLLQLSTLDLQQEIQEALDSNPMLERQEDGDDFDSSDPLAESEGPSSGASHDSTVATTERDPDSLDEGQWEERIPSELPVDTAWEDIYQTSASSLPSSEDDEWDFTARTSSGESLHSHLLWQLNLAPMSDSDRLIAMSIIDAINNDGYLEESLEEILDSLDPELGIELDEVEMVLHRVQQFEPLGIGARDLSECLLLQLKQLPADTPWLDEARRVARDHLDLLGSRDYAQLMRRLRLKEDELRQVVELIQRLNPRPGAQIEAGEAEYVVPDVIVRKDNERWLVELNPDAMPRLRVNPHYAGLVRRADSSADNTYMRNQLQEARWFIKSLLSRNETLMKVATQIVEQQRGFLEYGEEAMKPLVLHDIAEAVGMHESTISRVTTQKYMHTPRGIYELKYFFSSHVSTAEGGECSSTAIRAIIKKLVAAENPKKPLSDSKIAGLLEEQGIQVARRTIAKYRESLGIAPSSERKRLV, from the coding sequence ATGAAACACTCGCTAGTCCTCAAGATGGGCCAGCAGCTGACGATGACACCGCAGCTGCAACAAGCCATTCGTCTGCTCCAGCTGTCGACCCTCGACCTGCAGCAGGAAATCCAGGAAGCCCTCGACTCCAACCCGATGCTCGAGCGACAGGAAGACGGCGACGACTTCGACAGCAGCGACCCGCTGGCGGAGAGCGAAGGCCCCTCCTCCGGCGCCAGCCACGACAGCACGGTCGCCACCACCGAGCGCGACCCCGACAGTCTCGACGAGGGCCAGTGGGAGGAGCGCATCCCCAGCGAGCTGCCGGTGGATACCGCCTGGGAGGACATCTACCAGACCAGCGCCAGCAGCCTGCCGAGCAGCGAGGACGACGAGTGGGACTTCACCGCCCGCACCTCCTCCGGCGAGAGCCTGCACAGCCACCTGCTCTGGCAGCTCAACCTGGCGCCGATGAGCGACAGCGACCGGCTGATCGCCATGTCGATCATCGACGCCATCAACAACGACGGCTATCTCGAGGAAAGCCTCGAGGAGATCCTCGACTCCCTCGACCCTGAACTGGGCATCGAGCTGGACGAGGTGGAAATGGTCCTGCACCGCGTGCAGCAGTTCGAGCCACTGGGCATCGGCGCACGCGACCTCAGCGAGTGCCTGCTGCTGCAGCTGAAGCAGCTGCCAGCCGACACCCCCTGGCTGGACGAGGCGCGCCGCGTCGCCCGCGACCACCTCGACCTGCTCGGCAGCCGCGACTACGCCCAGCTGATGCGGCGCCTGCGCCTGAAGGAGGACGAGCTGCGCCAGGTGGTCGAGCTGATCCAGCGCCTCAACCCGCGTCCCGGCGCACAGATCGAGGCCGGCGAGGCCGAGTACGTGGTCCCCGACGTGATCGTGCGCAAGGACAACGAGCGCTGGCTGGTCGAGCTCAACCCCGACGCCATGCCGCGCCTGCGGGTCAACCCGCACTATGCCGGCCTGGTACGCCGCGCCGACTCCAGCGCCGACAACACCTACATGCGCAACCAGCTGCAGGAAGCGCGCTGGTTCATCAAGAGCCTGCTCAGCCGCAACGAGACGCTGATGAAGGTCGCCACCCAGATCGTCGAGCAGCAGCGCGGCTTTCTCGAGTACGGCGAGGAGGCGATGAAGCCGCTGGTGCTGCACGACATCGCCGAGGCGGTGGGCATGCACGAGTCGACCATCTCGCGGGTCACCACGCAGAAGTACATGCACACCCCGCGCGGCATCTACGAACTCAAGTACTTTTTCTCCAGCCACGTCAGCACCGCCGAGGGCGGCGAATGCTCGTCGACGGCGATCCGCGCCATCATCAAGAAACTGGTGGCGGCGGAAAACCCGAAAAAGCCATTGAGTGACAGCAAGATCGCTGGTTTACTGGAAGAGCAGGGGATTCAAGTGGCCCGCCGGACCATCGCCAAATACCGGGAGTCCCTCGGCATTGCACCCTCCAGCGAGCGCAAGCGACTGGTGTAG
- the lptA gene encoding lipopolysaccharide transport periplasmic protein LptA translates to MRFANPLPLLFGLGILLAGAPAWSLPSDRNQPIRVQADSAELDDAQGVAVYRGGVVITQGSLKITGDTVTITQDKSGDIEVFTATGKPAYYEQQPAADKPLVKAYGLTIQYFAANERIVLIDQAKVVQEGNTFEGEKIVYDTQRQIVNAGRATGSKVTTPRARIDMVIQPRKKAEPEQNTP, encoded by the coding sequence ATGAGGTTCGCTAACCCCCTTCCCCTCCTCTTCGGTCTGGGCATCCTGCTGGCCGGCGCGCCGGCCTGGTCCCTGCCGAGCGACCGCAACCAGCCGATCCGCGTGCAGGCCGACAGCGCCGAGCTGGACGACGCCCAGGGCGTCGCCGTGTACCGCGGCGGCGTGGTGATCACCCAGGGCAGCCTGAAGATCACCGGCGACACCGTGACCATCACCCAGGACAAGAGCGGCGACATCGAGGTGTTCACCGCGACCGGCAAGCCGGCCTACTACGAGCAGCAGCCGGCCGCCGACAAGCCGCTGGTCAAGGCCTACGGCCTGACCATCCAGTACTTCGCCGCCAACGAGCGCATCGTGCTGATCGACCAGGCCAAGGTGGTCCAGGAAGGCAACACCTTCGAAGGCGAGAAGATCGTCTACGACACCCAGCGCCAGATCGTCAACGCCGGGCGCGCCACCGGCAGCAAGGTGACCACGCCGCGCGCGCGCATCGACATGGTCATCCAGCCGCGCAAGAAGGCCGAGCCGGAGCAGAACACCCCATGA
- a CDS encoding KpsF/GutQ family sugar-phosphate isomerase, whose product MTQTPSFIQSAQRTIRMELDAVNDLLARINGDFVRACELLLACKGRVVVVGMGKSGHIGRKIAATLASTGTTAFFVHPAEASHGDMGMITRDDVVLALSNSGSTAEIVTLLPLIKRLGITLISMTGNPDSPLAQAAAVNLDAGVAQEACPLNLAPTSSTTVSLVLGDALAIALLEARGFTAEDFAFSHPGGALGRRLLLKVENIMHDGERLPCVPRGTPLREALLEMTRKGLGMTVITEPDGRLAGIFTDGDLRRALDRGVDVRQASIDELMTAGGKTVRPDMLAAEALKIMEDNRISALVAVDADQRAVGALNMHDLLRAGVM is encoded by the coding sequence ATGACCCAGACGCCGTCCTTCATCCAATCCGCCCAGCGCACCATCCGTATGGAACTGGACGCCGTGAACGACCTGCTTGCGCGGATCAACGGCGACTTCGTGCGCGCCTGCGAACTGCTGCTGGCCTGCAAGGGCCGCGTGGTGGTGGTCGGCATGGGCAAGTCCGGCCACATCGGCCGCAAGATCGCCGCGACCCTGGCCAGCACCGGCACCACCGCCTTCTTCGTCCACCCCGCCGAGGCCAGCCACGGCGACATGGGCATGATCACCCGCGACGACGTGGTGCTGGCGCTGTCCAACTCGGGCAGCACCGCCGAGATCGTCACCCTGCTGCCGCTGATCAAGCGCCTGGGCATCACCCTGATCAGCATGACCGGCAACCCCGACTCGCCGCTGGCCCAGGCCGCGGCGGTCAACCTGGATGCCGGCGTGGCCCAGGAGGCCTGCCCGCTGAACCTGGCGCCGACCTCCTCGACCACCGTCTCGCTGGTGCTCGGCGACGCCCTGGCCATCGCCCTGCTGGAAGCGCGCGGCTTCACCGCCGAGGACTTCGCCTTCTCCCATCCGGGGGGCGCCCTGGGCCGCCGCCTGCTGCTCAAGGTGGAGAACATCATGCACGACGGCGAGCGCCTGCCCTGCGTGCCGCGCGGCACGCCGCTGCGCGAGGCACTGCTGGAGATGACCCGCAAGGGCCTGGGCATGACCGTGATCACCGAGCCCGACGGCCGCCTGGCCGGGATCTTCACCGACGGCGACCTGCGCCGCGCCCTGGACCGCGGCGTCGACGTGCGCCAGGCGTCGATCGACGAACTGATGACCGCCGGCGGCAAGACCGTGCGCCCGGACATGCTCGCCGCCGAGGCGCTGAAGATCATGGAGGACAACCGCATCAGCGCCCTGGTGGCGGTGGACGCGGACCAGCGCGCCGTCGGCGCCCTGAACATGCACGACCTGCTGCGCGCCGGAGTGATGTGA
- the lptB gene encoding LPS export ABC transporter ATP-binding protein: MSTLIAQHLAKSYKGRAVVRDVSLSIDSGQIVGLLGPNGAGKTTCFYMIVGLVHADQGRVLIDEQDVTHLPMHGRARAGIGYLPQEASIFRKLTVADNIMAILETRKDLDRAARREALESLLQEFHISHIRDSLGMSLSGGERRRVEIARALASDPKFILLDEPFAGVDPISVGDIKQIIHHLKERGIGVLITDHNVRETLDICETAYIVNAGQLIAEGDAESILANQLVKDVYLGHEFRL, from the coding sequence ATGAGCACCCTGATCGCCCAGCACCTGGCCAAGAGCTACAAGGGACGCGCCGTGGTGCGCGACGTCAGCCTGTCGATCGACAGCGGGCAGATCGTCGGCCTGCTCGGCCCCAACGGCGCCGGCAAGACCACCTGCTTCTACATGATCGTCGGCCTGGTGCATGCCGACCAGGGTCGCGTGCTGATCGACGAGCAGGACGTCACCCACCTGCCGATGCACGGCCGCGCCCGCGCCGGCATCGGCTACCTGCCGCAGGAGGCGTCGATCTTCCGCAAGCTGACGGTGGCCGACAACATCATGGCCATCCTCGAGACGCGCAAGGACCTCGACCGCGCCGCACGGCGCGAGGCGCTGGAAAGCCTGCTGCAGGAGTTCCACATCAGCCACATCCGCGACAGCCTGGGCATGAGCCTGTCCGGCGGCGAACGCCGCCGGGTGGAGATCGCCCGCGCCCTGGCCAGCGATCCCAAGTTCATCCTCCTCGACGAACCCTTCGCCGGGGTCGACCCGATCTCGGTGGGCGACATCAAGCAGATCATCCACCACCTCAAGGAACGCGGCATCGGCGTGCTGATCACCGATCACAACGTGCGCGAGACCCTGGACATCTGCGAGACCGCCTACATCGTCAATGCCGGCCAGCTGATCGCCGAAGGCGATGCCGAGAGCATCCTCGCCAACCAGCTGGTCAAGGACGTCTACCTGGGCCACGAGTTCCGCCTGTAG